Proteins encoded by one window of Paenibacillus sp. DCT19:
- a CDS encoding class I SAM-dependent methyltransferase has protein sequence MEKTIKNVQDVYDMLDAEFRSAKQFWEPFYEDRSRPIPFFPNKPDENLVAHVNSGLLTGGKALELGCGPGRNALYLTREGYQVDAYDLSETAIAWAKERASEEQLEVNFECRSVFELSPQAAYDLVYDSGCLHHLLPHQRIPYLEMIYNALRPGSYFGMTCFAPGFGGMGGPETVMDDWDVYREKSMKGGLAFTEEKLRYMLEESFECVELRPMKTMNQEDAEFGIPILWVTLWKKRDA, from the coding sequence ATGGAGAAAACAATTAAAAATGTGCAGGATGTATATGACATGTTAGATGCGGAATTTCGTTCCGCAAAACAGTTCTGGGAACCTTTTTATGAAGATCGTAGCAGACCAATTCCCTTTTTCCCGAATAAGCCTGATGAGAATTTGGTAGCACATGTGAACTCAGGACTGCTGACTGGAGGCAAGGCGCTAGAGCTCGGTTGTGGGCCAGGTAGAAATGCGCTCTATCTGACGCGTGAGGGTTACCAAGTCGATGCATACGATCTATCCGAGACAGCTATTGCATGGGCAAAAGAACGGGCTAGTGAAGAACAGCTGGAGGTTAACTTTGAGTGCCGATCCGTATTTGAGTTATCTCCGCAGGCAGCATATGATCTCGTATATGATTCTGGCTGCCTTCATCATCTCTTGCCTCATCAGCGTATACCGTATCTGGAGATGATCTATAATGCACTTCGACCAGGAAGCTACTTTGGAATGACTTGTTTTGCTCCGGGATTCGGAGGTATGGGCGGGCCAGAGACGGTTATGGATGATTGGGATGTGTACCGGGAGAAATCAATGAAGGGTGGTCTAGCATTCACGGAAGAGAAGCTCCGCTATATGCTGGAGGAATCCTTCGAGTGCGTGGAGTTACGTCCGATGAAGACGATGAATCAGGAAGATGCTGAGTTTGGCATACCCATCCTCTGGGTGACGTTGTGGAAGAAGAGAGACGCATAA
- a CDS encoding GNAT family N-acetyltransferase: MSNYNLNSSTAEDSQYVRQQLIAYNASHISTELRDRYEELNFHVKNESGEIVAGILSTLCWNWLEIDILWVDPHQRHQGYGSKLLLEVEQLAREKQCDFVMLNTFSFQAPEFYKKHGYTVTTVIENAPTGHTHYYFKKDL, from the coding sequence ATGTCCAATTATAACTTAAATTCAAGTACTGCAGAAGATTCTCAGTATGTTCGTCAGCAATTAATAGCGTATAATGCAAGTCATATATCGACTGAACTCAGAGATCGGTATGAGGAACTAAACTTCCATGTGAAAAATGAGTCTGGCGAGATTGTGGCCGGTATACTCAGTACACTGTGCTGGAACTGGCTTGAAATCGATATTCTGTGGGTAGATCCGCATCAGCGTCATCAGGGCTATGGCTCTAAGCTTCTGCTTGAGGTGGAACAGCTTGCACGCGAGAAGCAGTGTGATTTTGTTATGCTGAACACCTTCTCTTTTCAAGCGCCGGAATTTTACAAGAAGCATGGGTACACAGTAACGACAGTTATTGAGAATGCCCCAACAGGGCACACACACTACTATTTTAAGAAAGATCTTTAA
- the mngB gene encoding mannosylglycerate hydrolase, whose product MSERERTKVHVIPHTHWDREWYFTTSRSKVYLVKHVKEVLNALENIEGFHYYLLDAQGSLLDDYIRWCPEDEERIRNLVSAKRLMTGPWYTQTDQLVISSESMVRNLYYGTETARKYGHSMKVGYVPDAFGQSAQMPQIYREFGIERFLFWRGVSDNTNPRTEFTWEGSDGSQVFAVQMPFGYYYGGNIPEDAEDLQPYLEKQIGALENKASTRHIYFPNGFDQAPVRLNLPQLIERFNELDDKREYVMNEPERFMAEIEADSHDLPVLRGELMEAKHMRIHKSIFSTRADLKQQNNQIENFIANILEPVLAISHSLGHEYPHRIVEDIWKLMFENAAHDSIGGCNSDTTNQDVAFRYKQANDIARNLLDLHMRMIASTIEQEETFAFTLFNTLPYVRGGVTEIEAYIPEESFVIRDTKGRELAYTIVDKVDQTDYVLGQHIDLNPSRKVYLPDRVYRAKLLVELQEVPAMGYTQIIFDFSQGAAPAIERRNDQHIENEFFAIVVEDNGTLTITDKTSGQTYANQMVFEDNGDDGDSYNYSPPERDLIVSSIGSKLNVTTAKTTVLEELQLGCTLSVPADLHEREAGISSGQLPIQVQVGLRKGERLIRFELKVQNQVLSHRLRVLFDTGLVSSLSIADQPFGIIARPTSLPEAQVWEREKWQEKPITIEAMQSYAGLNDGNRGIVVITEGVREYEIVGEKMDTIALTLFRTFGFMGKENLVYRPGRASGEKIVATPDAQLLGELNFSFALYIHNAGLDEAKVAHVAREYLTPIASYQLCDFLNGRLIFAFRDEERTLPQNYSLMSFNEESNAVLSAFKKAEHSDGYIIRVFNPYLKQNAQATVQFNQSVSVERVSLAERSLEPAQVIARKEQVISLPELTHCKLLTVLVSKAD is encoded by the coding sequence ATGAGTGAGAGAGAACGTACGAAGGTGCATGTTATTCCACACACACACTGGGATCGGGAATGGTACTTCACCACCTCTCGTTCCAAAGTTTATCTAGTCAAACATGTCAAAGAAGTGCTAAATGCACTGGAGAATATCGAAGGATTTCATTATTATCTGCTAGATGCTCAGGGCTCCTTGTTGGATGATTACATCCGTTGGTGCCCAGAGGACGAGGAACGTATTCGCAACCTAGTTTCAGCTAAACGACTCATGACAGGCCCGTGGTATACCCAAACAGATCAGTTGGTCATTTCCAGTGAATCCATGGTTAGAAACCTGTACTATGGAACGGAAACAGCACGCAAGTATGGGCATTCCATGAAGGTTGGGTATGTGCCAGATGCGTTTGGACAATCAGCACAAATGCCGCAAATTTATCGGGAGTTCGGAATTGAACGCTTCTTGTTCTGGCGTGGGGTGTCCGATAATACGAATCCGCGTACCGAATTTACGTGGGAAGGATCGGATGGTAGCCAAGTTTTCGCGGTTCAAATGCCATTTGGATACTACTACGGAGGAAACATTCCAGAAGATGCCGAGGATTTGCAGCCGTATTTGGAAAAACAGATTGGCGCGCTTGAAAACAAAGCATCAACGCGGCATATTTACTTCCCCAACGGCTTCGACCAAGCACCGGTTCGTTTGAATCTGCCTCAGTTGATTGAACGCTTCAACGAGCTAGATGACAAACGTGAATATGTAATGAATGAGCCGGAACGCTTCATGGCAGAGATTGAAGCAGACAGTCATGATCTGCCGGTACTCCGTGGTGAGTTAATGGAAGCCAAGCACATGCGTATTCACAAATCCATTTTCTCCACGCGTGCAGATCTCAAGCAACAGAATAACCAGATTGAGAACTTCATTGCGAACATCTTAGAGCCTGTACTTGCCATCAGTCACTCCCTAGGGCATGAATATCCGCATCGCATTGTGGAAGATATTTGGAAGTTGATGTTTGAGAATGCAGCGCATGACAGTATTGGTGGATGCAATAGTGATACTACGAATCAGGACGTCGCTTTCCGTTACAAACAGGCCAATGACATCGCACGCAATCTACTAGATTTGCATATGCGAATGATTGCTTCAACCATTGAGCAGGAGGAGACATTTGCCTTTACCCTGTTCAATACTTTACCGTATGTTCGTGGGGGTGTTACGGAGATTGAAGCGTACATTCCAGAGGAATCGTTTGTCATTCGTGATACGAAGGGAAGAGAACTGGCTTATACGATTGTGGACAAAGTAGATCAGACAGACTATGTGTTAGGGCAACACATTGATCTGAATCCAAGTCGTAAAGTCTATCTCCCAGATCGTGTATACCGCGCGAAACTATTGGTAGAACTGCAAGAGGTTCCAGCGATGGGGTATACTCAGATCATCTTTGACTTTAGTCAGGGAGCAGCACCTGCGATTGAGCGGCGCAATGATCAGCATATCGAGAATGAATTTTTTGCTATCGTTGTTGAAGATAACGGTACATTAACCATTACAGATAAAACCTCTGGGCAGACGTATGCCAATCAGATGGTGTTTGAAGATAACGGTGATGACGGAGACTCTTACAACTATTCACCGCCGGAGCGGGATCTAATTGTATCCTCCATTGGCAGCAAACTGAATGTGACTACAGCGAAGACCACCGTTCTTGAGGAACTTCAACTGGGATGCACACTGAGTGTGCCTGCGGATCTGCATGAACGTGAAGCGGGTATAAGCTCGGGACAACTGCCAATTCAAGTTCAAGTGGGACTTCGTAAGGGCGAGCGATTGATCCGCTTTGAGCTTAAGGTACAAAATCAGGTGCTTAGCCACCGACTGCGTGTACTCTTTGATACAGGTCTAGTCTCCTCCTTATCGATTGCAGATCAGCCTTTTGGTATCATTGCTCGTCCTACATCCTTGCCTGAAGCCCAAGTGTGGGAACGTGAGAAATGGCAAGAGAAGCCGATCACGATTGAAGCGATGCAGAGTTATGCGGGATTGAATGACGGTAATCGTGGCATTGTGGTGATCACCGAAGGAGTGCGTGAATACGAGATTGTAGGCGAGAAGATGGATACCATTGCTTTGACCTTGTTCCGGACGTTTGGTTTCATGGGTAAAGAAAATCTTGTGTATCGCCCGGGGCGAGCTTCGGGAGAGAAAATCGTTGCTACACCAGATGCCCAGTTGCTGGGTGAGCTGAACTTCTCGTTTGCACTGTATATCCACAATGCAGGACTGGATGAAGCGAAGGTAGCGCATGTTGCGCGTGAGTATCTAACACCGATCGCTAGCTATCAATTATGTGACTTTTTGAATGGCCGATTGATCTTCGCCTTCCGTGACGAAGAGCGTACGTTGCCACAGAACTATAGTTTGATGTCCTTTAACGAGGAATCCAATGCTGTACTCAGCGCGTTCAAGAAAGCGGAGCATAGTGATGGATATATTATCCGCGTATTCAACCCGTACTTGAAGCAAAATGCACAAGCAACAGTTCAGTTCAATCAGTCGGTTTCGGTGGAACGAGTATCCTTGGCAGAACGGTCTTTGGAGCCTGCACAGGTTATTGCGCGTAAAGAGCAAGTCATTTCATTACCTGAGCTTACCCATTGCAAGCTGTTGACCGTCCTTGTATCTAAGGCAGATTAA
- a CDS encoding PTS fructose transporter subunit IIB, whose amino-acid sequence MKIVGVTSCIAGLAHTPMAAKALEKAAVQLGYEIKVEQQGAMGQVNKLTDEDIAAANFVLIASDQTVKDMERFGDKKVVRVKIGHAVSQAEAVLTKAVEAVKAQS is encoded by the coding sequence ATGAAAATCGTAGGTGTAACTTCATGTATCGCAGGACTTGCCCACACGCCAATGGCAGCAAAAGCATTGGAGAAGGCAGCAGTACAATTGGGTTACGAGATCAAAGTTGAGCAGCAAGGCGCAATGGGACAAGTGAACAAGCTGACAGATGAGGACATTGCAGCGGCTAATTTTGTACTCATCGCTTCGGATCAAACGGTGAAGGATATGGAGCGATTCGGCGATAAGAAGGTCGTTCGTGTCAAAATCGGTCATGCGGTTAGTCAAGCTGAAGCGGTGCTAACCAAAGCGGTAGAAGCGGTAAAAGCACAATCCTAA
- a CDS encoding BglG family transcription antiterminator, which yields MIFPYKRLQKLFLLLHGEGQDQAWTSQALAERLEVTVRTIRDDLKKLESILVQHGSRLESKRGKGYSIVIDEPSSYDELLENRHNLQSGSLPMPGSPEERIRFELFKLLNEPGHIKMEDLADQLFISRATMNNDLKIIRQILENYQLQLCIKPGYGVQVTGDEKNIRYCLAEYADVRDEQLQLAPDGITVAQEQLLQPVDPAQIREVVMRHLRHKHVRIADLALKDLITHLAVMVLRVTQGHGLEKFDTVEASGQDQELALQMIKDLEALYSIRFSAGECDYLLLHIISKKMTATDWGGLSDDPLYVTVQRMLDYVYERYSYDLRDDERLPRDLYAHLKPMITRLEHGMNMRNPLLGHIRKYYPLAYEITIGAVKQLQTYVPYEINDSEIGYLALHFGAALERKYQIPHRKRKSVLLVCGSGYGTARILESRLRSLFAELEVSRVVSLREYEEMVSIPEDMVISTIRLRESKGKPSAVIAAIPSERDMATITHMVRSSDTQEEMTLLRYFDPEFFMYRTDQPDKFKLMSEMSDMLSARGVVTERFWPALQEREEMASTALGRGMAIPHPLELSSTRTVVSVCLLEKPIRWDDENEVHAVFMLSICKEDYEQAMGIYDLFVELIRQEELLEGLRTCDAFEDFAQIVRHTLSTKSTDAYA from the coding sequence ATGATTTTTCCATACAAACGTTTACAGAAGTTGTTTCTCCTTCTTCATGGTGAAGGGCAGGATCAGGCGTGGACAAGCCAGGCTCTTGCAGAGAGACTAGAGGTCACAGTGAGAACCATTCGGGACGATCTGAAGAAGCTGGAGAGCATCCTTGTACAACATGGAAGCAGACTGGAATCCAAACGAGGCAAGGGATACTCCATCGTAATTGATGAGCCCTCCAGTTATGATGAGTTGCTTGAAAATCGGCACAATCTTCAATCCGGAAGCTTGCCTATGCCTGGATCGCCTGAGGAGCGGATACGATTTGAATTGTTTAAATTGTTAAACGAACCAGGTCATATCAAAATGGAAGACCTCGCTGATCAATTGTTTATAAGCCGTGCAACGATGAATAATGATCTGAAGATCATTCGTCAGATTCTGGAGAATTATCAATTGCAGCTCTGCATTAAGCCTGGATATGGCGTGCAGGTAACCGGGGATGAGAAAAACATCCGGTATTGCCTCGCTGAATATGCTGACGTGCGTGATGAACAATTACAGTTGGCTCCGGATGGAATTACAGTCGCGCAGGAGCAATTGTTACAGCCTGTTGATCCAGCCCAAATTCGGGAAGTGGTGATGCGACATTTGCGTCATAAGCATGTTCGGATCGCTGATCTGGCTCTAAAGGATCTGATCACACATTTGGCTGTTATGGTCCTACGTGTGACGCAGGGTCATGGGCTAGAGAAGTTTGATACGGTAGAGGCGAGTGGGCAGGATCAGGAACTTGCTCTGCAAATGATTAAGGATCTGGAGGCGTTATATTCCATTCGTTTCTCTGCCGGAGAGTGCGATTATCTGTTATTGCATATCATTAGCAAAAAAATGACAGCTACCGATTGGGGTGGTCTATCGGATGATCCTCTATATGTTACCGTTCAGCGGATGCTAGATTATGTCTATGAACGATACAGTTATGATCTGAGAGATGATGAACGATTGCCGCGTGACCTTTACGCCCATCTGAAACCTATGATTACACGGCTAGAGCATGGGATGAACATGCGTAATCCGCTATTGGGACATATCCGTAAATATTACCCACTGGCGTATGAGATTACGATTGGTGCGGTTAAACAGCTACAGACGTATGTGCCTTATGAAATTAATGATAGCGAAATTGGTTATCTGGCATTGCACTTCGGAGCGGCGTTGGAGCGCAAATATCAGATTCCTCATCGAAAACGAAAGTCCGTCCTGCTTGTATGTGGCTCAGGTTATGGAACAGCACGTATCCTTGAATCGCGTCTGCGCTCATTGTTTGCGGAGCTTGAGGTATCTCGCGTAGTCTCCTTACGTGAATATGAGGAAATGGTGAGTATTCCCGAGGATATGGTGATCTCCACGATTCGCTTGCGAGAGTCTAAGGGCAAGCCTTCGGCTGTTATCGCTGCCATTCCTTCAGAACGCGATATGGCAACCATTACGCACATGGTTCGTTCTAGTGATACTCAAGAAGAAATGACGTTACTACGCTATTTCGACCCTGAATTTTTCATGTATCGTACGGATCAGCCTGACAAGTTCAAGCTCATGTCTGAGATGAGTGATATGTTATCAGCGCGAGGTGTAGTGACAGAACGGTTTTGGCCTGCATTACAGGAGCGTGAGGAGATGGCTTCTACCGCTCTGGGTAGAGGCATGGCAATTCCCCATCCATTGGAGCTAAGCTCTACACGGACAGTTGTCTCCGTCTGTTTGCTGGAGAAGCCTATTCGTTGGGATGATGAGAATGAAGTACACGCGGTATTCATGTTATCGATATGCAAAGAGGATTATGAGCAAGCGATGGGCATCTACGATCTATTTGTGGAATTGATCCGCCAAGAGGAACTACTTGAGGGATTGCGCACCTGTGATGCCTTTGAGGATTTTGCCCAGATCGTACGTCATACACTGAGTACCAAAAGTACAGATGCATATGCTTAA
- a CDS encoding PTS fructose transporter subunit IIC, whose protein sequence is MRKWFGEAKTHLMTGISYLLPVIIAGSLVVAICKIIALSMGITDLDPYKDGSGFLHILYLVQNVGWSGIGLLTIVLSGYIAYSIADKPALAAGLIGGVLAQQTNAGFLGALISGFFAGYITLWVKNKVKITGPAEGSVPLIILPLITVGLTGFLMAVVLGGPLGALNDYLITWVQNMSQSGTNTVLLAIILGAMIGFDLGGPVNKAAWMAGNALFLSGVYLPNVFINIAICIPPLGYGLATLLMKKRFSKTYQEAGKGAVIMGVIGITEGAIPFTLRNPAKMILVNMVACASGAALTALLGAHIIMPPIGGLYGAISVGTPLAYLAGGIFGALIVAGGTMLVNFRDEEEKQPAETKEASVKKNGEEIELVFD, encoded by the coding sequence ATGAGAAAATGGTTTGGTGAAGCAAAAACACATCTCATGACAGGTATATCCTACCTGCTGCCAGTTATTATCGCGGGTTCCTTGGTTGTAGCGATCTGTAAGATTATCGCGTTGTCGATGGGTATAACAGACCTTGATCCATACAAAGATGGAAGCGGATTCTTGCATATTTTATACCTGGTACAAAATGTAGGTTGGAGTGGTATCGGGCTACTGACCATTGTATTGTCTGGTTACATTGCTTATTCAATTGCTGACAAACCGGCGCTGGCCGCTGGTTTAATCGGTGGGGTATTGGCTCAACAGACAAACGCAGGTTTTCTAGGCGCGCTCATTTCGGGTTTCTTTGCCGGATATATCACGCTCTGGGTCAAAAATAAAGTTAAAATCACAGGTCCAGCCGAGGGCTCGGTACCCTTAATCATTTTGCCACTGATCACTGTGGGACTGACGGGTTTCCTAATGGCCGTTGTTCTTGGCGGACCACTGGGCGCGCTCAATGATTATCTGATTACATGGGTACAGAACATGAGTCAGAGCGGAACCAATACAGTCTTGCTTGCTATTATTCTAGGTGCAATGATCGGATTCGATCTCGGCGGACCCGTGAACAAAGCCGCTTGGATGGCAGGTAACGCGTTGTTCCTATCTGGTGTATATCTGCCTAACGTATTCATCAACATTGCAATCTGTATTCCACCACTTGGCTACGGTTTAGCAACATTGCTAATGAAGAAACGTTTCTCCAAAACGTATCAGGAAGCGGGTAAAGGTGCTGTCATTATGGGTGTCATCGGCATCACAGAAGGAGCAATTCCATTTACTTTGCGTAATCCTGCGAAAATGATTTTGGTCAACATGGTTGCCTGTGCATCAGGTGCAGCACTAACCGCGTTGCTCGGCGCGCACATCATCATGCCACCAATCGGTGGATTGTACGGTGCAATCTCCGTAGGTACACCACTTGCGTACCTTGCCGGAGGAATCTTCGGGGCACTCATTGTTGCGGGAGGGACGATGCTTGTTAACTTCCGAGATGAAGAAGAGAAACAACCTGCTGAAACGAAGGAAGCTTCTGTGAAGAAAAATGGAGAAGAGATTGAACTGGTGTTTGATTAA
- a CDS encoding YfiT family bacillithiol transferase encodes MIDLRYPIGSFEHSGEITVAQREQWIEDIAQLPTNARLAVEGLSPEQLSLPYRDGGWMVKQVIHHMADSHMNSMIRFKLALTEDNPTIKPYYEDRWAELSDSRELDIEFSLQILDALHRRWVGLLHTLTDADFSKSFYHPGSQETTRLDYNLGVYSWHGRHHVAHITSLRERLGI; translated from the coding sequence ATGATAGATTTGAGATATCCTATTGGATCATTTGAACATTCGGGGGAAATTACTGTAGCTCAGAGAGAACAGTGGATTGAGGACATCGCACAGTTACCCACTAACGCTCGTCTAGCTGTAGAAGGATTGAGCCCAGAACAGCTGAGCCTACCTTACCGGGACGGGGGCTGGATGGTCAAGCAGGTCATTCATCACATGGCGGATAGTCATATGAACAGCATGATTCGATTCAAGTTGGCACTGACCGAGGATAATCCAACAATCAAGCCGTATTACGAGGATCGCTGGGCTGAGCTTAGTGATTCACGGGAATTGGATATTGAATTCTCACTTCAGATTCTAGATGCATTACACCGCCGGTGGGTCGGGCTGTTACATACCTTAACAGATGCAGATTTTTCTAAATCATTCTATCACCCAGGTTCACAAGAAACGACTAGATTGGATTACAACCTAGGCGTCTATTCCTGGCATGGCAGACACCATGTTGCTCATATTACTTCACTTCGGGAACGATTAGGTATATGA
- a CDS encoding sporulation protein: MSFFKKMLASVGVGAAKVNTELDTPEVIPGGVISGTVYIQGGDVEQIVDRIYLSIHTHYLRERDDRKFKEKATIAKFLLTDGFTLQPGAKLEKQFSFDLPENLPLTLHSAEVWVETGLDIASAVDPSDRDLLRVVPTQEMRTVLDAIDILGFKLREVTNDYAPKLGGNLPFVQEFEFVPTNKFRGYLDELEVLFYPMDDSLELLLQIDRRARGLSGIFSEAMGTDESFVRLHLYERHLARGAQSVAQGLEEVISKHI; this comes from the coding sequence ATGTCATTTTTCAAGAAAATGTTAGCTAGTGTTGGCGTAGGCGCGGCAAAAGTAAATACAGAGTTAGATACCCCTGAGGTTATCCCTGGCGGTGTTATTTCTGGAACGGTATACATACAAGGCGGTGATGTCGAACAGATCGTCGACCGAATATACCTAAGCATTCACACTCATTACCTACGGGAACGCGATGATCGTAAATTCAAGGAGAAGGCAACTATCGCCAAGTTTTTGTTAACCGATGGCTTCACCTTGCAACCAGGCGCGAAGTTAGAGAAACAGTTCTCGTTTGACCTGCCGGAAAATCTTCCGCTCACGTTACATAGTGCTGAGGTATGGGTGGAAACAGGCCTTGATATTGCAAGTGCTGTGGATCCTTCGGATCGGGATTTGTTACGTGTTGTACCCACCCAAGAGATGCGTACCGTCTTAGATGCCATTGACATCCTTGGCTTCAAGTTGCGTGAGGTTACCAATGACTACGCCCCTAAACTTGGCGGCAATCTGCCCTTTGTTCAGGAATTCGAGTTCGTACCAACCAATAAGTTCCGTGGATATTTGGATGAGCTGGAGGTTCTGTTCTATCCGATGGATGATTCGTTAGAGTTGCTGCTACAGATTGATCGTCGCGCGAGAGGGCTTAGTGGCATTTTCTCAGAAGCGATGGGTACAGATGAGAGCTTTGTCCGTCTACACCTGTATGAGCGACATCTTGCACGTGGGGCACAATCGGTGGCACAAGGGCTGGAAGAAGTTATTTCGAAGCACATATAA
- a CDS encoding class I SAM-dependent methyltransferase has translation MGLEWYDMIARRNGGYRGRAKFIVEGQSAEVVFEKRLIEMLPLHTTVLDAGCGHGEFTLRMSAYAPYITGFDNSSEMIRIALSGLASSGVRNVEFVHATTKTKMPFVDEQFDLIYDRRGPTSIIEHDRVLRKGGTIIGIHGDVSKVRERLLNNHYEDIAIEEFNDAVLVFPNEHEFALFLSDTPGNPDYTSPELQESLQAKLDESLVDGRICVQERKYIWKAVRAGE, from the coding sequence ATGGGACTGGAATGGTACGACATGATTGCGAGACGTAACGGAGGGTATCGGGGCAGGGCGAAGTTTATCGTCGAAGGACAATCAGCGGAAGTTGTGTTTGAGAAACGATTAATTGAAATGTTACCTCTTCATACTACGGTACTTGATGCGGGATGTGGCCATGGTGAGTTTACACTGCGAATGTCAGCTTACGCTCCGTACATTACCGGTTTCGACAACTCCAGCGAGATGATACGAATTGCATTATCGGGGTTGGCATCGTCTGGTGTTAGAAACGTAGAGTTTGTACACGCTACGACCAAGACGAAGATGCCGTTTGTGGATGAACAGTTTGACCTAATCTATGATCGTCGTGGACCAACATCTATCATTGAACATGACCGAGTGCTTCGCAAAGGCGGAACAATCATTGGTATCCATGGTGATGTGAGCAAGGTGAGAGAGCGGTTGTTGAATAACCATTATGAAGATATTGCGATTGAAGAATTCAACGATGCTGTTCTGGTGTTCCCTAATGAACATGAGTTTGCACTCTTTCTCTCCGATACGCCAGGAAATCCAGACTATACGTCGCCTGAACTTCAGGAGTCACTTCAAGCCAAACTAGATGAAAGTCTGGTTGACGGACGAATTTGTGTACAGGAGCGCAAGTATATTTGGAAAGCTGTAAGAGCAGGTGAGTAA
- a CDS encoding GNAT family N-acetyltransferase: MVTVRAIELQDLPALSHLYNELMGTPTNEVQMQKMFRYIQQNGHYYILGAFHEGKLVGSVMGIECMDLVGQCKPFMVVENVIVSELVRRQGIGQKLMLQIERIARDLACGYMILVSGDQRKEAHQFYEKLGFKDEKVQGTGSTLADLVSPADNLQMLVKYTKLLLSNVLCVQGGFIYHACD, from the coding sequence ATGGTAACCGTAAGAGCTATTGAACTTCAGGATTTGCCAGCATTAAGCCACTTATACAATGAGCTGATGGGAACACCAACAAACGAGGTTCAGATGCAGAAGATGTTTCGATATATTCAACAGAATGGGCATTATTATATCCTTGGAGCATTCCATGAGGGGAAGCTGGTCGGCTCCGTGATGGGCATTGAGTGTATGGATCTGGTAGGTCAGTGCAAACCATTTATGGTGGTGGAAAATGTGATTGTATCTGAGCTGGTGCGCAGGCAGGGCATCGGCCAAAAGCTAATGCTACAGATCGAACGGATTGCGAGAGATCTCGCATGTGGTTATATGATTCTGGTATCTGGCGACCAGCGGAAGGAAGCTCATCAGTTTTATGAGAAGCTAGGATTCAAGGATGAGAAGGTACAGGGTACCGGAAGCACTTTAGCTGATCTCGTAAGCCCTGCCGATAATCTACAAATGTTGGTAAAATATACAAAGCTCTTGCTGTCTAATGTCTTATGTGTACAAGGAGGTTTTATATATCATGCGTGTGATTGA
- a CDS encoding SDR family NAD(P)-dependent oxidoreductase, giving the protein MRTEHYIITGTSKGIGMQLADVLLERGAWVHGISRGTHESLTGHSQYSHYAYDLSDHTGIDELMTRILAQVSAQEAEFVGLINNAAMVEPLKPIDQCNATEISQSINISLVAPMILSSAFIRHSHAMNVRRKIVNVSSASGQYPAPSMGTYCTAKAGINMFTQCLAAEQGGTVNPVEVLTFDPGMVDTELQAVARGKSEAEFALSALFSQAYEAGQLQDARDVAERLLAQLK; this is encoded by the coding sequence ATGAGAACAGAACATTATATCATCACAGGTACTTCTAAAGGCATTGGGATGCAACTAGCAGATGTGTTATTGGAAAGAGGAGCTTGGGTTCACGGGATTTCACGAGGAACTCATGAGTCGTTAACAGGTCATTCTCAATATTCACATTACGCTTATGACCTTAGTGATCATACGGGGATCGATGAGCTGATGACTCGAATTCTGGCACAGGTTTCAGCGCAGGAAGCTGAGTTCGTTGGACTAATCAATAATGCAGCTATGGTTGAACCGCTTAAGCCGATAGATCAATGCAATGCGACTGAGATTAGCCAAAGTATAAATATTAGCTTGGTAGCACCTATGATATTAAGTTCTGCTTTTATCCGCCATAGCCATGCTATGAATGTAAGACGGAAAATTGTAAACGTGTCTTCTGCATCAGGGCAATATCCAGCGCCCTCTATGGGAACGTACTGCACAGCCAAAGCAGGCATCAACATGTTTACGCAATGTCTTGCGGCAGAACAAGGTGGCACGGTGAATCCAGTTGAAGTGCTCACATTTGACCCAGGTATGGTCGATACAGAGTTGCAGGCTGTGGCACGAGGTAAGAGCGAAGCGGAATTTGCGCTGTCAGCACTATTCAGTCAAGCTTATGAAGCAGGTCAACTGCAAGATGCGAGAGATGTCGCTGAGCGACTTCTAGCCCAACTGAAATAA